The Vicugna pacos chromosome 28, VicPac4, whole genome shotgun sequence genome includes the window aaactaaGCATAATAATTATTGCATTTAACAATGACGACAAAAATCCCCAAGTCAAGTAGTTCTGAATAGACCTGCTTCTTGTCTTAGTAACGTATGTATTCGTCTTACAGCCAGTAGTCTGATAAACGTACTGAGATTCTGTGAGATTTGTTTTTCTTGGctggttatttttctttcctatatcCTCTCCAACTGCACTTGTAATTATTTACCTTGAACCCAAAGTAAAATAAGGTTCATATTTTTTATCTGAGTCACGTAAAAGCTAACTCCCTACTTTcacttttaaaagttatatttaatcTTTGGACCTTTATTAAAATTtagcattaactttttttttttttgctattaagccTACATTTCAGCACACTGACAAGGGTTATGAACAAAGGCAAATCTTGATttgatccatttttaaaatttgattccacaaacttttttcttttttaacgaGAAAAAGGAGATGAAGAAAACCATTCCTGGTCCTCTCCACTTTCAGCTATTCTGAGATACAGCTTTAGGTAAGGGTGGATCAGGTCATGCAATCTTGTAATCTCTGATCTTTGCACAGAAGAGAAACAATAACTGAAGGCAGTTATTTCCTTCCTAAGGTCTCGGCTAGCTTCTTAAGTCTTTTCTTCAGCTCCAGCGGAAATTTCTCATAGCACTTCTTACAGACTGGCTTCATGTCAAACTCCACAAATTTATTCctaaagaaaatgattaaaaagagaagaaatagtaGAAATGTGTTCGACATATGTACACAGATACAGAAATAATGTGCAGTGATTTTCTGGTGAATGAAGACACTGCATACGGCACATCCACATTCATGTCAGCAAAACCTGCAACTCTGTAGTCTCAGTGCTAATCATTATGATAGACATACAAATTCATAACAGCATGTGAAAAAAGCTGTCCTTATGAACCGACCTCACGCCTCTCTCTGTGTGGTGCAGAAGGCACAGCGTACTGCACTCTGTGCTAAGGACACAGGGGACCTAACGTGAGCAGGTAGGTAAGGTCAACGTTTTAAAGCACCACGAGAACACCTTCAAGAAGTTACTCAAAGCAGAGAGCTGTATTTCTGTAATTTGAATGAGCCTCCCTTTACTGAAGGCAAAATAATCTTACTTAGTATTTTAAGGGAGGTAGCTGTAAGGCTTCGTCTTTCCTGACCTCCCGCCCCCAGCAACGACAGTCACCTTTAAGAAATCTAAAATAAGAACAGGTCATCTGGGCTGGCTGGCTGACAGAAAGTCTTAAATCACCCTCTGAGAGCACCAGTGAGCCAGGCTGCCTGCAGTTACGTCTGTGAATGGCATGAATTTATATGGAGAACTCAACGCGTTTTAAACGCCAGGGCAACACACACTCAATGTACTTGTAAAACTGCTCTGGACAGGGGTTCAGACGGCCTCCTAACGCTGAGTAATGCACTGCCAGCTGACCATTGTAAGGGATTATCACTGCTGAAATGTAGGGTCCTTAATGGTAATTGAGTGAACACAGAACTTTGTAACTTGTTAATTTTCTGTAGAATCACCCTAAGGAAGCATTTGTGGGACAAGTCCAATGACACACCTGTGACAAATTATTAAATCTgctgatacaattttaaagaacaaCATTAATAACAAAGTTGATTcctgaccacattatttaaaatgaaaagttttacTTTGAAGCACCACGGAagagttgttttctgttttccagagaTCCAATGCTGACAGTAATTCAAACGTCACATTTCAATTGGCAGTTGGATTTAAATAGTACAGAGTTAAAAATCTCTCCCAAAGTGTTCTTAGAACAAAAGGTATAAGAACTGCTGCGTTTTTGATGAAAGAATCACCGATCTCAGAAACACTGCTAAACAAAACTCCCActgttttagttttatatttgaattttaattcCTCTTTGTAGAAGGAAACgtgagaataaaaacaaaaccttttagAGATCAGAACACAACGGTAATGATGAAGGAACTGGGACAATTAGGCtagcaactgaagagaatctcaAAGACTGAAATACGCCCTATAAAAATCAGGACTAAAATTGAGTCTGAAAACATCAAGAAAGTGAATTCCTAGCCAGTAGCATACGGGCACGGCGGGAAAACACGTGCACCCAAGGTAACAGCTGGCTTACTACGCACATCAGATGTCCCTGTTAGACGTGAGACGTGCCCAAAGGGTTTAGTTCAACACAGAACTCAGCATGTAACACTGGATTTACCAGTTATTTTAGTTTAGgcaaagaaaccaaaaacaagGGTTTTAtcagacaaaaatattttaaagcttttccAGTATCTATTAAGAGATTAAAATTCTCCCCTTCGAATCcattaaaaagagagacagagagagagaaatgtgcaCCACATCGTGATTTCAAACAGAGACGAGACAGTCTACAGGTGAAGGGAAATCAGTGGAGCACAAGCCAATATTAAGCGGGGACCTCAGCGAAGTGTATATTTTAGTAATTATGCAAAAGGGTAAACTCTGAACAGGAAAGATACTTCTATTTCAATCTCTGGCGGCTACCAACACAAGGAGAAATAAACTTCAAAAGCAAAAGATGAACAGAGAACAAAAgcatatttgaaaggactgaccAAAGAAGCAGCAGAAGTGATGGCAGAGGGACAGGAAAGCTCACAGACAGacgggctttttctttttctgcttgtcCTTATCCTTTGCTTCTCTCTCCCGTTTGGCAAGCCGCCTCTTAAATTCTTCTGGCATTTTCTCGTAACAGTGTTTGCAGACTGGCTTTAGATCAATTTCAACAAACTTATCCCTTCGCGCAGGACagagaaggaacagaagaaagaaCAGCGAGCAGTTAAAGGGAGCACCTCCCCTGCAGGAGGCGGGGCGGGAGGAGCAGAGAGGACCACTCATTCTCCCTCAGCTCCACGGGCACGTGCACACGGTTCCCCCCGAGTTCCAGTCTCAGGACTTACTTGAGCGTTAATTTAGTGTTGCAGGTGGAGCAGGCGAAGCAGTTCACGCACCAGGCCTTGTTCAGAGCGGAGAccactgggaggagggggagggagaggcggTCACGGACGCTGGGACCTGAGCTGGGAGCCCACACCAGCAGCTCGCAGGCCCCCAGCCCCGGGGGAGCTGCTTCCCAAGGGGCCTCCTCGCAGCAGAGTTAGCGCCAGAAACCACACACCTTTACTTACTAGGCCGGCCACCCTGGGCATCGACTTATCAAGGCCACTCCTTCACGTTAGTAAAAGGCATACGACCCACGCACTCGACTTCCGTCTTCCACAACCGGAAGCCCCCCTCAGGAAGGTACCCAGCCTCTATCTGGAGTTAACTGTCTCCCTCCGCTGAGCATCCCGCGAGGCCCAGAGATGGCAGGTCCCGGTCTCCACTCCCAGGCGCTCGCCCACTGCCtgtccctcccaccactggccagcaAAGGACATGGGCTAATAGACAAGTAACACAAAACCAAGTCCAGACAATGTACTGAGTCTGTCTCCCAAGCCGACACCGAGGAAAGCGCTTCCTTCGACCATTCCCTCCCCCTGGCAGGCGGGACTTGAGACTTATTTTCAAAGGCACTAAGGATTCGGATTGCTCCCCTGAACTAATCCTCTCGCAAACTGCAGGTGGCCAGTGTTTCAGAAAGCGTTTCCTGAATCAGGCTGTCTGCCGAGAGCCACGAAGCGGGCTGGAAACAGGAACCTTCAGAACTTTGCCAGAAAGTTTCTGGCACCTGTGCTGGTGACTTTTGGCGAACACAGCTGCTTCCTTCCCGCCCCAGTCAGTCCACCGTCCAGGGTGGCAAGTCCTGGAACCGCCGACAGACAGCTGCCAGGTGTTGGTGTCTGCAGGGTTCAAGTCACTCTTCCCCCTACTCCTAAGCAGCTCTGCTCTCCACTGTCTGCGGAATACAGTCCCAGGGACGGGACAGGAGCAGACCTACAGCCCTGCGGCCTGGCCTGGGTGTTATTGGCCCCGGGCAGCAGTCCAGCCCCCAGGACACCCTCATCTCACTGCTGGAGATCACGTGGAAATAcgccaaaggaagagaaaaggggcTGATAACGGTCACACCCCAAACAACCTTCTCCAGCTTTCACACCACCCAAGAGTGTCTGTCAAAACAGTGTCATAAAGATCCCAACAGAGCCTTACCGTCACCTTCTATGACACGGTTGCAGTGGAAGCAAACATCACCAAACagctgaaaatggaagaaaaaaatggtaaaaattaaagGTGTGTTACCACTAAGTATCAGAATGGCAAGCACTTACTATGATTTCAGCTCCCTGTACCACTTAAAAACAAGAAGCTGGCTAACTCAATCCAGAATCTACCATTACTAGAAGAAATGAGTAAAAGTTCATGGGTGAGTTTTTACTTCTTCCAATGAAAATAGTTCATCATGACTCAGAACCAAAAAAGGCTCTGGAAATGTCCCAGATTTCGGGAAGTTAAGGGAACAGGAAAACTCTGGCCTGGGTCTGGTACTGGAGTGGGGAAACGCTGAGGGGACATGACTGGGCCAAGTGACAGAACTGGAATGAGCAGATTAAAGTGATCAACACCAATAACCAGGCACACACGAGAGCTCCATGTTCCCGGGAGATATACCGGAGGTATTTAGGGGCAAAGGACCATGAACTTCTCATCAAACGCTGCAGAAAAAaatatgcatgtatttgtttCTGTGTACGCATAAATTTGCATATAATGAAATGTGCATTTATGTAAGCATGTGTTTTTACAAAGACAGCAGGAAGTGCAAATAGTGTACCTGAGTAAAACATAACAGGGTTTtctttgagtttttgttttgcaaCCTTTCCGTGAGTCCAGAatgattttccagataaaaagTTAACAGCAAACCTCTACAGACCACGAGCTCTCCCTGCAGCTACGATGCTGCCAAGCGCACACTCCTGCAGGCACACGCCGCGTCCCGGGAGCCCAGTCAGTACCTGGTTGTAGTGGGTTTCACAGTACGCCAGGCCCTTCCGTTCATAGTGGCGATGTCCAAGAAACGGTTTTTCACACTTGGCGCAaacaaaatgctgaaagaaagtGCATTCAGTCACTTGCAGATTGCCATGTCTTATTTACTTGATGCAGCAAAGCCCCAAAGCCTCAGAGGAGAAACAAAAGCCCGAGGCAGTGACCTCGTTTGGCCCCAGGCAGCCCTGTGGCACTCACTCCAGCGCCTGGGGGCCTTGCTGAACAGCAGACCAAGGGCAGAGCGAACACGGAGGCCTCTGCTGGACTGGACGATGACACCTCTCACCTCCAGGATCCAGGAACAAAAGTACTGCCTGTGTCATCGCCGGGACCACAGATCAGTGCACAGTCTATGGTCCTCGTTTCCCACCAAGGTGATGGCCAGTAAGACGCCCACACTCACTCTCCAGTGTCTCCCAACCTTGCTCATCCATAGGCACGGCGGCATGACGCCACAGGACTCACCTCCACGTGCCACTGCTTGCCCATGGCATTGACCACGCGCCCCTCGATGGGCCGGCGGCAGGCGCCGCAGATCGGGACCCCCATCTTGTCGTGACAGGGCAGGCAGTACAGCTCCCCCTTCAGCTCCCGGGCGTCAGCGGTCAGCTCCTTCCTGTCCGCGGGGAAGACGCCAGCTGAGCACCACCCCGAGAGGGAGGGGCAGCCAGTGTGGCCAGCGCCCCCCAGGAGGGGCCACTCCCACAAGCCCTGGGCTTCCTCGCTACCCCCGGAGGTGATCAGAGCAGCCTGACCCACAGGCTCGCATAGGCTTTGGGGTTTGGTCAGAACACGAGTATCACACGTGTGACAAACGTGTGAGCGGGCCAGGCGACACGCCATGCCGGTCATGCCCATGCGTCCCCTTCAGAGGGCTGCGGAGGGCGGTCCCAGTGCTGAGCACGGGCTCGCAGACACCAGCTCTCCACAAAGTAATCGAGGACTGCAGGGCTGTTCCACTGACTAGCGCTGGCGGACAAGCTGCAGGGGCAGTTACAGGTtaacagaaaatacacaaatgccGGCCCAGACTGCTCCTCCTCCAGTGCTGAAGTGCACCGTTATCTTCAGTCTCCGGGTGAGCGAGCAGGCAGCCAGAGACGGCCCCAAACAAGatgcatttcatgttttaaaagattctttAGGAGGCGGGCTAGTGAAAAGTgagcagggagggcaggcaggaaaATGAGATAAGGCACAAACTGAACCCTGCCCttcctcacctccccacccccagaacaCAGTGTGGACCTTCACGTTAACACCAGCCGAGTCTCTGCTTCCCTTACATTTTCACACCAGACAACAAATTCCAAAGCTCATGGCCTAAAAATTCATCTTGagtttctgaaggaaaaaaaatccccttcagatgtaaataaaacaaaagtaaacacatGCAATTTAAGATAAAGCTCTACCTATTACAACCATGAAAGTTGTGTATGAACAAAGGTAAGACCGTTGttaagtttttttgggggggcctCTTGTACTGGAAAACCTAGTGACGGAGAAGTCTGGGGGGTAACTGGGGATATTCCACTGTGAACTGACTGAAGGTGCCTGCACGTGCActcggggacacacacacacactcaggtgTGGACACTGCTAACTAGGTTACTGAATGGAGGGTGTGTCGGGACCCTCTCTACTCATTCTCTTGACTCTTCTACAGGTTTAAGGTTTTCCTGATTAAAAGTCAGAAATACTGCAGATAAACCTGACCCTCTATTCCCACCACCTGTGCGAGAGAAAAGGCGAGCCTGGCAGTACCCGCAGCTGGCGCAGCTGAAGTGGTCTGGATGGAAGGGGTCGTTCTTGAAAATCAGGGGCTGGTCGTCGATGAGAGCGTGGCACTTCTGGCAGACATACTTCCCCAGGCCTCTGGCTTTCTCCCGGTTATGGCAGGGGCGGCACAGATGTCTGTACAGACAGAGCCAGAGCTGCATGAGAGCCCTTCATTTAAATCTAAGGTTCTTCCTAATAAGTAAAAAAATGCTTCCCATACCTCTGAAAAGAAATTAACgaaatcatttctttaaaaatgactgCTGTGCCTGAAAGAGCAGAATCAAGCCATCACTTTTTACATGACAAGTTATTTATTCCAACGGAGATGATCAGGCTGATCCTTAAGAAACCCCCTTTGGCAGCCGCGCACCCCTGTGCAGGAGTGTGGGGACCTCTAAGACCAGCACGCGCACCAGACGCGCCGGTGCCACAGCCTCAGGAACCCCGCCCGCAGCCCCGGGAGGAAGCGGTGACCCCAGAGCTGCCCGCAGCCCTGGGAGCACGTGGTGGCCCTGGGAGCATGTGGTGGCCCTGGGAGGACGCGGTGACCCCAGGAGGACGAAGTGACCCGGCAGCCGCCAACAGTCCTGGGACGACGCGGTGATCCCAGAGCTGCCTGCAGCCCTGGGGAGAACGCAGTGACTCCAGGAGGGCGCGGTgacctgggagctgcctgccctgCTGGCAGGGGACCACGCCTACCTCCCGGCGTTCTTGACAAAGCCGATGTCAGCCAGGACCTCCTGGCAGAGGTCACAGCGGAAGCACTCGGGATGCCAGCTGTTGTTCATGGCTTTGATGACCCGGCCAATGATGAATTCACCTGCGGAAAGTGACACAGACGATGCAGCCCGTCGCGCTCGGAGACGGCAGACTCGCGAGCACCCCCCTGCTGTGCCCGCTGCGGGAGCGCCACACTGGGAAATGTTTTCTTCCATCAGGTCCTGGTTCTGCAGCTGCTTCACCACATCCCTGAATCTGCCTGCCTTTCCCAGACGAGACGCTGGATGATCTCTCGTCCTCAGCAACTCACAAAGGAAACTCACTTTCTTGTAATGTGTACTTAAATGCTCCTTTGTCCAACCTTCTCAGTGCTGTTCCTGGTGTCTCCATCTCTGGAGGCCAAGGTAGGGGTGCGGGTAACATGCAGGCATCTCTCTGACGCTAAGCCTGGGGCATTGACAGGGAAAGACTGTTCCAGGGGTTCATGGAACAGACGTCCTGTCAGTCCTGAGACAGCTCTCCCTGGAGTCAGCTGTCTGCCTGGGGTCAGCTCTCTCCCGGGAGTCAGCTCTCTCCCTGGGGTCAGCTCTCTCTCCCTGGGGTCAGTTCTCTCTCCCTGGGGTCAGTGCTCTTCCTGGGGTcagttctctcttcctggggtCAGCTCTCTCTCCCTGGGGTCAGCTCTCTTTCCCTGGGGTCAGTTCTCTCTCCCTGGGGTCAGTTCTCTCTCCCTGGGGTCAGCTCTCTCTCCCTGGGGTCAGTTCTCTCCCTGGGGTCAGTTCTCTCTCCCTGGGGTCAGCTCTCTTTCCCTGGGGTCAGTTCTCTCTCCCTGGGGTCAGCTCTCTTTCCCTGGGGTCAGCTCTCTCTCCCTGGGGTCAGCTCTCTTTCCCTGGGGTCAGTTCTCTCTCCCTGGGGTCAGCTCTCTCTCCCTGGGGTCAGTTCTCTGGGGCTTCGCTCCTCCAGGCTGTCAGTGTTTGTTAGTGATGGGGACGGGGGCTGATGAAGGATCTCGGCGCTATTCACTGGGGcggggctggagcccaggggaGTGAGTGAGGTCCCCACCTTCACTGTGCTGACCGTCCTGCGGGCTCCGCAGCGGACTTACCACACTGATGACAGCAAGGGGCGAAGAGCATCTGAAAGTCGTGCTCACAGTACTTCCTCCCTTCAAACTGAAACACAAAGCACCGCCAACTGTCAGCAGGGAATCGTCACGGGAGGGATGTCCTTACACCACGGAGTCGCAGCAGGGTGTCTCTGAGCTGAGAGCTGTGCCCGGAACCTGCAGCTCTCCCGGAATCTGTGGAGCAGGCCTAACCTCGTCCCTTCCAGATACCTCCGTGTGGGCGCCAGAAACCCACACCTTGCACCTTGGGGCCCGACTACTGTTTCACAGGCTCCACCCTGATGAATCCCAGGACAGGTACAGACCCCTCTCCCCCAGAAAATGTGCACAAACTTACAAACCCcttcccacattaaaaaaaaaatccatagtcaatattgtcatattttatatttaaacgtTTTTAAGTGAGACCAAAATGCACCTTAAAAAATAAACGTATTCTTTTCTAACAGTTGGAAGGTTTATCCTTCATTTCTCTCCTTGAACTGTTTGCATTTCATTTTCCAGGAGGCTTTATGCTACCACAGCACTTTTCACACTAATGCCTTTAACACATCACCCTGTTATACTTCTCTGCAATTATCTAGTGAGACGTTaaagtttgttttaatttctgaatCCACAAGGCCCTAAAGGTTAATGTCCTTTTTCTCCTGGTCTGAGTTATCATGATAGTGATGATTGGTACATAAGTGATGGAAACATAAATATGTTACAAATGCTAAACTTACTATTTAATTATTTACGTGAAAAGCGTATGTTCTTTACCCTCATGATTATGTCATGCATCTGCAGATAAAGGTGACTTACTGCTGGAAAACTCAGGGTCCAACAGTAGCCCTaggctttattttctgttttggggGCTGCCTGTATCCTTTTTACATAAATAAGTCACGGGAATGATGTAATGTCTTCCCTTGAATCTTCGAGCACCTTGGAAGTTATATGTCAAAACTCACACACTGACTATCAGAACCCATTTTTAATGATGCACCAGCTGTCAATTCAATTTCCTCAATTATTTGAAATGAGCTGCAGCTTCAGCTCATTCAGTTTATCAAAAGTATCCACCACAGCTAAACTGGCGTTCCAGGTAAAGCAGGTTTATTTTGTGTGAGAAAAAAAGTCTTACTTCATTTCTAAATTCAGATGAATGATCTCTAATACATTTAATGaatctcttttttaaagttacaaacAGAATATAATAGACCAGTATGTTATCACTCCATATCTGGTCAAAATGCAGTGTAATATGCAGCCCAAAGTAGAAGTTATTTACAAGGAGACAAGCTCCTTTGCTGAATGCATATTATGTACatacacagaaatctgatattgagcttttaagcagtaactttaaaaagaaataaaatataagagCTCAGAAATAACTCCATTAATTTAGTTAGAAGGATCAACTTTGTACCTGCCACCCAGTCTCGATCAGCGGGAGGGGAGACAGAACTGTCTCCACCGTCACTGAAGGTCAATACTGAAAAGCTGGTCAATGAGAGCCACGCACCTGAGCCTTCAGGACAGGCGAACGCCTTGTGGACCCGTGTGCGCATGTGTAAGtcattagtttttaaaatcagtactTTTTAATGGAAATGACTTGACCAAAAACCTGTCAGAATTTTGAGGCCCATGACTGAAAAGTTTaatgagaaaaagtaaagaaacaatgagcAGTGCTTTGCATTTAATGAACGAGAAAGACACACACGACCTGAAAAAACAAAGCGAAGGTGAGCCCAGCGGTGAGCATGTGTGCTGTGCTGtcaggaggaggcaggaaaggtgaggggCATCCCGACGGGCAGCATGCGGTGGGGGCGAGGACGCCGATGTGGCCCCCAGCCTGGCTGACCCGGGGGCTGCCTGTCCTGAGGGCCTGGAGTCTCGCACCTGCTCTGCTGTGGACGCTCTGCTGGGGCTCGGGACACACTCACCCTTCACAACCTCTCTCCCCTGCGCTGTCTGCTTTGGAAGTTTGTGTCCTTTTGAAATTAGGGGATGAAACGGCCAAGTACTAAAAGACAGTTGTCTGCCCATGTTCTTACATGAGCCGTACACCTGCCCACAGAGCACTCAGCACGGCCCCAAGCCAGGCTTGTCTCAAAAgaaagcacagacggcagggaaGACGGAAGCCTTGTGGGTTAGGGCCGCCAAATCTCCTCTGACTGGTGTCCCAGTGAACTCACCGCAGGGAGATCCCTCTCTTCTGGCAAGTGGGAGGGTGAGTGCTAACGTGAATTCAAGAATATTATCAATTTTAGGAAGAAGAATCCAGAAACTGGTTCCTTGAAACCAGAATCAGGTTCAGAAGAGAGTTCTCTTGAAGCCATCCCTACGGCAGTGCCCTGCACGGCCCGGGGTGTGTCCCTGGTGAGGATGACCAGAGCGGGAGCTCCTTTTGCTCCAAGGAGCTGCCTCTTTCCACAGTGTGGAGAAGTGACCAAACATAAAACTCTAGGatgtaaaaggaagaaaagtcagAAATCATCCAGTTGGAGGAATCAAGCTTCCATGAATAGTATCTGCCTTTGTAGGCAACTTCACGCTGCAACCGACACCGGTATAACATACAATCGGCctatagaataagaaatattagTGCCCCAAATGAGTAGTGTTTTAATAAAATGCTGAGAGTCTGGGACCCACCACTTGCAGGGACCAGGAGGGTGAACTTCAGCCAAGAACAGCCCTGCTGTTAACTGTTCTAAGTTTTGTTTGGAGTTCTGTGAAGACTCACTATGGGGGAGAAAAGAATTCTGCTGCTTTAAAGAAAGCAAGCTCACAGTTGGACACTGAGCTGATGGTCTCATTTCAAGTGCAGTGCGTCAAGTCCTCACTGGTTTGCAGTAAGTGGCTGTGAGTTCCACGGCTGGAAAGGCTCCCAACTGGTCTCCCCTCCCGGGTTTCGGCTTCCTGATTAATCAGGACCCCATactggaggaaatgagggaagaaaCCTCTCTGTAAAAGGTCTTTCCATTAAATCACTCACCATAAACTGGTCTTTCCTGTTATGCATTTGTGATAGGAAAAAAGGTCCCATTTGGGAAATTCAAACTGAGAAACAAAGAAGCCTGAGGTGTGAACCAAGACTCCCACCCCCGGCGTGTCCTGGGCCAAGCTGGAGAAGGTGGCCTGGCCACAGGTCCATTCGTTCAGTCCATCCCGTCCGTAACCTGGCTGGAGTCATGTCACTTGGTGACTGTTGGTCCCACTTAATTTCACGAAACATTTTCTTTGcagaaaaaattaagataatCGTTTTACTGGAGAAAATCTCAAATGCCATGAAGTCAAGTTTAGGAACCAGTGTGGTGGCCCCACGGTCAGTGTTAGGGCCCATGGGCTGGACATATACTCCCCCTGGAAATGGCGTTTACCAGCTGCTCATGTCACCAGGACTGgacattttacaaatattctttGTACTGGAGGTGGATGGGCCTTGGCCATAATTACCCACTTCAATAAAAAGCCTTAGATCTGAAAAGGTTATGTTGGGGACGGATACCCATATTGGACACTAGGGGACCAAACTAGGTTCTAACTCGTCTGTGTTACAACTCTCCCGCTGTCAGGACGCTTCAACACCTGTGGGTCTCCAGGAAGAAGAGGCGAGTTCCCATGAGTCCCTTAAACGTGCTCTGGGGTCTGACCTTGTCACAGGCTCAGAGACTGGGGGGCTCTGTGAGGCTCcctacacccccacccccttctccccctgcTGCCCCTCACGTCAcccacacagccctgccctcccacagCCTCAGGggtccctcacccccaccccttgcCTTCGTCCTCTGCTTCCGTCCACCCAAACTGTCCCTTGTCACTCCCCCCCGTCACAAGCCATCACCCTTGACAGAAAAAGAGACTCCATTCCTACTGCTGGAGTTCTTGTAGGGGATGTGTGTTTCTGGGGCACAGCAGGGGCTGAAAAAGCGTGTTTGAGTGAATCAAACAGCATTCCCCaatgcacactccagagcctcgTCCCTAGACACACTCGGCTCTGCGTTTCACATCCCCGTGACAGGAAGCAGCCTCCCGCAGGCTGGCCGGGAGCCCCTCCCGGGGTCACTGTTTCTGTGGGAAATGCTGACTGACAGGCAAACAGCTGACTGACTAATGACCTTTAAAAACTACCCTTCCTTCCTCAGAAATGGCTCCTAACACAGGGGAACTTAGAATCTGCTCgaaagaagaaatcaaacaagTGCTATCTCTGACTGTCACACAAGTGTGTGTACACAAATCACCCCAGAGACACACACGTGGGTAACACACACTAACATGCGTGGGGCTGACCACACATGTCCATGCACACACGtgcgtgcacactcacacacacacacaaaagcatctGGATTCACGGGCGGCTCATTCCCAGACCAGTCCCAAAAGCAGATGTGGGAAGGGGGTTTCAGGACTGGTCTGAACAAACACAAAGAAGTGTCGGCCGGGTGGTAAATACCCATGGGATCAGGAAGAACATGGATTTGGAAAACACAGAGCAGAGCTGGATACAGACGAGGTCCCCCCACCGAAATGGAGTCTCCAGACAAGAGGTGGGCTGTGGAGGTGGTGGGGAGTGATGCTCCGCAGAGGGGCAGCTACAGGGCTGGCGAGGGGGCCTGGGGTAGGAGCAGCCCCACTGGGAGTGACTgcgaggggaaggggagggcggATGCGGCCTGGACCCACCTCGTAGAACAGGCCCTCCGGGAACTGCTGGAAGCACTGGGCACACACGAAGCACTGCTCGTGGTACAGCTCGCCGCTGCTGTTCACCATCTTCTCGGCGGGCGCGAAGCCGCCCCGGCAGCGCTCACAGCTGGCGTTGGCCAGGGCGTTGGCCATGTTGCTGCAATACAACACGCAGAGCAGGTCAGGATGTGGCGCCCCCAGGTCACCGGCACCCTGCTCGCCGCCCCCTCGGATCCCTGGTCCCTCCTGCTCATGGCCCGCCTGCGGGACCAGGGCCAGTGAGGCTGATTAAATTGCGCAGGACTCCAGACTTGCCCATCCTGTGGCAGATCCTGCTAGGACTCGGGTCTTAAACCACAGGTACCTTAGCCCTGTCCTCCCGCTGGTAAAACACACACTGAACACTAA containing:
- the LIMS1 gene encoding LIM and senescent cell antigen-like-containing domain protein 1 isoform X5, encoding MLGVAAGMTNSNMANALANASCERCRGGFAPAEKMVNSSGELYHEQCFVCAQCFQQFPEGLFYEFEGRKYCEHDFQMLFAPCCHQCGEFIIGRVIKAMNNSWHPECFRCDLCQEVLADIGFVKNAGRHLCRPCHNREKARGLGKYVCQKCHALIDDQPLIFKNDPFHPDHFSCASCGKELTADARELKGELYCLPCHDKMGVPICGACRRPIEGRVVNAMGKQWHVEHFVCAKCEKPFLGHRHYERKGLAYCETHYNQLFGDVCFHCNRVIEGDVVSALNKAWCVNCFACSTCNTKLTLKDKFVEIDLKPVCKHCYEKMPEEFKRRLAKREREAKDKDKQKKKKPVCL
- the LIMS1 gene encoding LIM and senescent cell antigen-like-containing domain protein 1 isoform X1 — encoded protein: MALPAGLRPPLIPEDGEVPPAARNGVLPAPSSEDERAVSRLQRRQSDVQVYKEFCDFYAKFNMANALANASCERCRGGFAPAEKMVNSSGELYHEQCFVCAQCFQQFPEGLFYEFEGRKYCEHDFQMLFAPCCHQCGEFIIGRVIKAMNNSWHPECFRCDLCQEVLADIGFVKNAGRHLCRPCHNREKARGLGKYVCQKCHALIDDQPLIFKNDPFHPDHFSCASCGKELTADARELKGELYCLPCHDKMGVPICGACRRPIEGRVVNAMGKQWHVEHFVCAKCEKPFLGHRHYERKGLAYCETHYNQLFGDVCFHCNRVIEGDVVSALNKAWCVNCFACSTCNTKLTLKDKFVEIDLKPVCKHCYEKMPEEFKRRLAKREREAKDKDKQKKKKPVCL